A window of Candidatus Gastranaerophilales bacterium contains these coding sequences:
- a CDS encoding ATP-binding cassette domain-containing protein, with the protein MNKDYEYAIDVENATVLLGGNEILHNISWQVKKGARYFILGANGAGKTTLVRTILGYIWPLYGAKVEVLGKRYGKTNLNTLRKSIAWVSPFLQKKMPEYSSGLDMVLSGPEGFLGFSGNASSEETQKARTLLKELRGEHLGDKNINDMSSGEQMKILIARALLTEPELVILDEPTVYLDIAEREYFLNAVNKLSETHPDLTMIFISQRIEDILPIFTLGMIMKSGKIEACGKKQDVLTEQNIEKTFGIKTKLIKANSGRLWTIID; encoded by the coding sequence ATGAATAAAGATTATGAATACGCAATAGATGTTGAAAATGCAACCGTTTTGCTTGGTGGAAACGAGATATTGCACAACATATCATGGCAGGTTAAAAAAGGTGCAAGATATTTTATTTTAGGTGCAAATGGTGCAGGTAAAACAACCCTTGTAAGAACAATTTTGGGCTACATATGGCCTTTGTATGGTGCTAAAGTTGAAGTGTTAGGAAAACGTTACGGAAAAACAAACCTCAATACACTTCGCAAATCTATAGCGTGGGTTAGTCCGTTTTTACAAAAGAAAATGCCAGAATATTCAAGCGGTTTAGATATGGTACTATCAGGTCCTGAAGGCTTTTTAGGATTTTCAGGGAATGCTTCTTCTGAAGAAACGCAAAAGGCAAGAACACTTCTTAAAGAATTAAGAGGAGAGCACCTTGGGGACAAAAATATAAACGACATGTCCTCAGGCGAACAGATGAAAATTTTAATAGCAAGAGCCCTATTAACAGAGCCTGAATTGGTGATTTTGGATGAACCAACTGTTTATCTTGATATTGCGGAAAGAGAATATTTTCTAAACGCAGTAAATAAATTATCAGAGACTCACCCTGATTTAACAATGATTTTCATATCACAAAGAATCGAAGACATACTGCCAATTTTTACATTGGGAATGATTATGAAATCAGGTAAAATTGAAGCTTGCGGAAAGAAACAAGATGTTCTTACCGAACAAAATATAGAAAAGACCTTCGGGATTAAAACGAAATTGATTAAGGCAAATTCAGGAAGACTTTGGACGATTATTGATTAA
- a CDS encoding DNA-deoxyinosine glycosylase — protein MQCKSLKPIVNKESRYLILGSMPGIRSLQQQEYYAHPQNRFWKIMGRICNTQELENNDYKTKTNTLLKNEIALWDVIHSCEREGSLDTSIENEQPNQLKKLLNNYKNIKYILCNGSKAYTSFKKHFNDLENYELYKLPSTSPANANWNLEQLYAVWSEKFFH, from the coding sequence ATGCAATGCAAAAGTTTAAAACCAATAGTTAACAAGGAATCCCGTTACTTAATTCTTGGCTCAATGCCGGGAATACGCTCATTGCAACAACAAGAATACTATGCTCATCCTCAAAACAGATTTTGGAAGATTATGGGTAGGATATGCAACACTCAAGAACTTGAAAATAATGATTACAAGACAAAAACTAACACCTTGTTAAAAAACGAGATTGCCCTATGGGACGTAATTCATAGTTGCGAAAGGGAGGGAAGCCTTGACACATCAATAGAAAACGAGCAACCTAATCAATTAAAAAAACTTCTTAATAATTATAAAAATATAAAATACATTCTTTGCAACGGAAGTAAAGCTTACACAAGTTTCAAAAAACATTTTAACGATTTAGAAAATTATGAATTATACAAACTACCCTCAACCAGTCCGGCAAATGCAAATTGGAATTTAGAGCAATTATATGCAGTGTGGAGTGAAAAATTTTTTCACTGA
- a CDS encoding glycosyltransferase family 2 protein, whose translation MIDLLINSLILIFLYVMAFSLYYAIVVFASTKKHALQSQQKFSTTAYNNNIVVIIYAQNDEKTVVPMLEMLNKQTYPKNNYQIHIILDNCTDDSANKLEFIGGAKVWRLSDGAPMGKDEAISWLLERLISFQNVNAFAFLNANRVVDENFLTSVNASLFKSDIVVGSTEIVLGEKPSFYERMIDRINRYSNNIIKTGRSVLRLAARIDSDVVAIKQEVIEKIRCVDFKDVNSELKYTVLLTRNNFVPIYSPEVKTWVDIASYNSESPSVSYRFSLFKHCFKMMFSRNWKFSEFILNMFTPNVLLLLMLLIGIAVFSYNYYFIFDFPLVATFAALLIGAFIASIAIEKQEHAQFRYLFAYPFYSIFDRFVLQSPIYKFFKKLLAKKEYINVEKATLPVIVTDGKNNINCFLDLISEDGLVKVIFKYKKKRYVTDSHIRMCDAIKDITDKLFQHGFRIKICQTCAYFSPKIDGTTNMLKGFCNRAVVTDELSEPTETLLWNTCEFYLPEDLNKIVNINTYKKEK comes from the coding sequence ATGATTGACTTATTAATAAATTCTTTAATACTTATTTTCCTATACGTAATGGCGTTTTCGCTTTATTATGCTATAGTCGTTTTTGCTAGTACTAAAAAGCATGCTCTTCAATCTCAACAAAAATTTTCTACAACCGCATACAATAATAATATTGTAGTTATTATTTATGCTCAAAATGACGAAAAAACTGTTGTTCCGATGCTTGAGATGCTAAATAAACAAACTTATCCCAAAAATAATTATCAAATTCATATTATTCTTGATAATTGTACCGATGATTCTGCGAATAAGTTAGAGTTTATCGGTGGTGCAAAAGTTTGGCGTTTATCAGACGGTGCTCCGATGGGAAAAGATGAGGCTATTTCTTGGCTTTTAGAACGTTTGATTTCTTTTCAAAATGTTAATGCCTTTGCTTTTTTGAACGCAAACAGGGTGGTTGATGAGAATTTTTTAACCTCTGTTAATGCTTCTTTGTTTAAATCTGACATAGTTGTCGGCTCAACAGAGATTGTTCTTGGTGAAAAACCTTCTTTTTATGAAAGAATGATTGATAGAATAAATAGATATTCAAATAATATTATTAAGACGGGTCGCTCTGTTTTGCGATTGGCTGCCAGAATTGATTCTGATGTTGTGGCTATTAAACAAGAAGTTATAGAAAAAATAAGGTGTGTCGATTTTAAGGACGTAAACAGCGAGCTTAAATATACTGTTTTGTTGACTCGAAACAATTTCGTGCCAATATATTCTCCTGAAGTTAAAACTTGGGTAGATATTGCGTCTTACAATTCGGAGAGTCCAAGTGTATCTTATAGATTTTCGTTGTTTAAGCATTGCTTTAAGATGATGTTTTCTCGTAATTGGAAATTTTCAGAATTTATATTGAATATGTTTACGCCAAATGTATTGTTATTATTAATGCTGTTGATTGGTATAGCTGTTTTCTCTTATAATTATTATTTTATATTTGATTTTCCGTTGGTTGCAACATTTGCCGCATTGCTTATAGGTGCATTTATTGCTTCTATCGCTATTGAAAAACAAGAACATGCTCAATTTAGATATTTGTTTGCTTATCCGTTTTATTCGATTTTTGATAGATTTGTTTTGCAATCGCCTATATATAAGTTTTTTAAAAAATTACTTGCAAAAAAAGAATATATAAATGTTGAAAAGGCTACTTTGCCTGTTATTGTTACTGATGGAAAAAACAATATTAATTGCTTTTTAGATTTAATTTCAGAAGATGGGTTGGTAAAGGTAATATTTAAATATAAAAAGAAAAGGTATGTAACGGATTCTCATATAAGAATGTGTGATGCAATAAAAGATATTACGGATAAACTTTTCCAACATGGTTTTAGAATTAAGATATGTCAAACCTGTGCTTATTTTTCACCAAAGATAGATGGAACGACAAATATGCTAAAAGGATTTTGTAACAGGGCTGTTGTGACTGATGAATTGTCAGAACCTACAGAAACATTATTATGGAACACTTGCGAATTCTATTTGCCTGAAGATTTGAACAAAATCGTTAATATTAATACATATAAAAAAGAAAAGTAA
- the xerD gene encoding site-specific tyrosine recombinase XerD, producing MFIHYIAQYLEYLEIERGLAQNTIEAYRRDLSYFIEFVNSIDIQCFEDIERSSINLYLKKLRDKNYSPTSVSRKIASLRGWFSWLSINEYVKRDPTLSIEQPKLQKKLPKVLTIKEIDSILNKHLDVFERAIFELLYAAGLRVSELVNIKLPNIDLRSDFVRCVGKGSKERIVPIGHRAQIAVNKYLKERELYLLKNKTTSNYLFINQKGKKITRQDVYVIIQKLGNSIDKHISPHTLRHSFATHLLENGADLRVVQELLGHSDVSTTQLYTHVSKKRLKDVYFSINK from the coding sequence ATGTTTATTCACTACATAGCTCAATATCTTGAATATTTGGAGATAGAACGAGGTTTGGCTCAAAATACGATTGAGGCGTACCGTCGTGATTTATCTTATTTTATTGAGTTTGTAAATTCCATAGATATTCAATGCTTTGAGGATATTGAACGCAGTTCGATTAATTTATATTTAAAAAAGTTAAGAGATAAAAATTATTCGCCCACAAGCGTTTCTAGAAAAATAGCTTCATTGCGAGGTTGGTTTTCGTGGTTATCAATAAATGAATATGTCAAGAGGGATCCTACCTTAAGCATAGAACAACCAAAATTACAAAAAAAATTACCGAAAGTTTTAACAATAAAAGAAATTGATTCTATACTAAATAAGCATTTAGATGTGTTCGAAAGAGCTATTTTTGAGCTGCTGTACGCCGCCGGATTGAGGGTTTCAGAGCTTGTTAATATTAAGCTGCCTAATATTGATTTGCGTTCTGATTTTGTCCGCTGCGTTGGGAAAGGTTCAAAGGAAAGAATTGTTCCTATCGGACACCGTGCTCAGATTGCCGTAAATAAATATTTAAAAGAAAGAGAATTGTATCTTTTAAAAAATAAAACAACATCTAATTATCTTTTTATTAACCAAAAAGGTAAAAAAATCACTAGGCAGGATGTGTATGTTATAATACAAAAGTTGGGAAACTCAATAGACAAACATATTTCGCCACATACTCTCAGACATTCTTTTGCCACACATTTGTTGGAAAATGGTGCTGATTTAAGGGTAGTTCAAGAGCTTTTGGGACATTCTGACGTTTCTACAACTCAATTATATACGCATGTAAGTAAAAAACGACTCAAGGATGTTTATTTTTCTATAAACAAATAA
- the metF gene encoding methylenetetrahydrofolate reductase [NAD(P)H], with product MNLQEIYSYGNEKPAISFEVFPPKIDFAEKSQYLMNELTELKEYNPSLISVTYGAGGSTKSNSMELALKIKDTLNLEVMPHFTCVNADKKFVLDYISKIEADDIKNVLALRGDLPQDEECVFSDFEHAEDLVKFISSRTNLNIAVAGYPEGHPQSVSLDSDIDYLKKKVDEGASAIFTQLFFDNVYFYKYVDKIRKKGINIPVIPGILPITNVKQLNRMVEMCKVHVPNLLLEKLNSNQDNAAEIRQIGIEFASEQVMDLVNFGVKGMHFYILNKAEPVKTILNSVL from the coding sequence ATGAATTTGCAAGAAATATACTCCTACGGAAACGAAAAACCAGCGATTTCATTTGAGGTTTTCCCTCCCAAGATTGATTTTGCCGAAAAAAGTCAATATTTAATGAACGAATTGACTGAATTAAAAGAATATAATCCGAGTCTTATTTCTGTGACATATGGAGCAGGTGGCTCGACTAAGTCGAATTCAATGGAGCTTGCATTGAAAATTAAAGATACTTTAAACTTAGAGGTCATGCCTCATTTTACGTGTGTTAATGCAGATAAAAAATTCGTACTGGATTATATTTCAAAAATTGAAGCTGATGATATAAAAAATGTTTTGGCTCTAAGAGGTGATTTGCCTCAAGATGAAGAGTGCGTTTTTTCTGATTTTGAGCATGCGGAAGATTTGGTGAAATTTATCTCCTCAAGAACTAATTTGAACATTGCAGTTGCCGGTTATCCGGAAGGACATCCACAGTCTGTTTCTTTGGATAGTGATATTGATTATTTGAAAAAGAAGGTTGATGAGGGTGCGTCTGCTATTTTTACACAGTTGTTTTTTGATAATGTGTATTTCTACAAATATGTTGATAAAATACGTAAAAAAGGTATTAATATTCCTGTTATTCCGGGTATTCTACCGATTACGAATGTAAAACAATTGAATAGAATGGTTGAAATGTGTAAAGTGCATGTTCCTAATTTATTGTTAGAAAAATTAAATTCTAATCAAGATAACGCAGCAGAAATAAGGCAAATAGGTATTGAATTTGCCTCAGAGCAAGTTATGGATTTGGTCAATTTTGGTGTAAAAGGTATGCATTTTTATATATTAAACAAGGCTGAACCTGTTAAAACTATCTTAAATAGTGTATTGTAA
- the hisS gene encoding histidine--tRNA ligase encodes MAIKAQKGTKDILPSEIATWQKIENAAFEVFTQANCKEIRTPIFEATELFERGVGDTTDIVNKEMYTFEKSARSLTLRPENTAGVVRAYLEHSMTRESAPIKLWYKGPMFRYERPQAGRQRQFHQIGMEMFGIQDASADAESISLATKFLNKLGLNDLTVEINSLGCNKCRAEYKEKLINSMAPYIEEMCEDCKSRYEKNPLRILDCKNEHCISLMTENKLQEQVSKINLCDECSTHYEELKKHLNALKIKYVENSFLVRGLDYYTKTVFEIKSNNLGSQNAVCGGGRYDGLVETLGGPHTPAVGWAMGVERLNALIEQVEPQKIDYFVVSTDITEALKLTNELRNNNYSADFDYSKRKFAKQLEKASKIANNAIILGEDEITNNTLTIKDLSTGEQNKISKSELF; translated from the coding sequence ATGGCAATAAAAGCACAAAAAGGAACTAAAGATATTTTGCCAAGCGAAATCGCTACTTGGCAAAAAATTGAAAACGCAGCATTTGAAGTATTTACTCAAGCAAATTGCAAAGAAATTAGGACTCCTATATTTGAAGCAACCGAACTTTTTGAAAGAGGAGTAGGCGACACAACCGATATCGTAAACAAAGAAATGTACACCTTTGAAAAAAGTGCACGCTCTTTGACATTACGTCCTGAAAACACTGCCGGCGTTGTGAGAGCATATCTGGAACACAGCATGACAAGAGAAAGTGCTCCTATTAAACTTTGGTATAAAGGTCCGATGTTCAGATATGAACGCCCTCAAGCAGGACGCCAAAGACAATTCCACCAAATAGGTATGGAAATGTTCGGAATTCAAGACGCTTCTGCTGATGCTGAATCTATTAGCTTGGCTACAAAATTTTTAAACAAGTTGGGACTCAACGACCTCACTGTCGAGATTAACTCATTGGGTTGCAACAAATGTAGAGCCGAATACAAAGAAAAACTTATAAATTCAATGGCTCCATACATAGAAGAAATGTGCGAAGATTGCAAATCCAGATATGAAAAAAATCCACTTAGAATTTTAGACTGCAAAAATGAACATTGTATAAGTTTAATGACTGAAAACAAGCTTCAAGAACAAGTTTCTAAAATAAATCTTTGTGATGAATGTTCAACTCACTATGAAGAATTAAAAAAACATTTGAATGCTTTAAAAATAAAATACGTCGAAAACAGCTTCCTAGTTAGAGGATTAGACTATTATACAAAAACCGTTTTTGAAATAAAATCAAACAACCTCGGTTCACAAAACGCCGTTTGTGGGGGCGGTCGTTATGACGGTTTAGTTGAAACCCTCGGAGGTCCGCACACTCCTGCTGTTGGTTGGGCTATGGGAGTTGAGAGATTAAATGCTTTAATAGAACAAGTTGAACCTCAAAAAATAGACTATTTCGTAGTTTCAACGGATATAACAGAAGCCTTAAAACTGACAAATGAGCTCCGTAACAACAATTATTCAGCAGATTTTGACTACTCTAAACGCAAATTCGCAAAACAGCTTGAAAAAGCCTCAAAAATTGCAAACAACGCGATTATTTTAGGTGAAGATGAAATTACAAATAATACATTAACAATTAAAGACTTATCAACAGGCGAACAAAATAAAATATCAAAATCAGAACTTTTTTAA